The DNA sequence TccccaaaataaagaaaagaccgCTCTCTTTCTCTCGGACCAGGGACAGATTACGTTGCTGAAATCTGCTGTGCAAGACAGACCACAGCAACATCCTCTTGCCTGGCAGGAGctcagaggaagaggagggtgaAGGTGTTAGTGCTGATGTGACTGGCCCGTGTCTTCTCTGGAGTTGGTCACTCTGCCCTTGCTGAGCTGGGGGGAGGGTGGTAGTGGCTGATGGGCCAGGGCGGTGAGCTTTGCTGCACTTTGTACTGAAGGTCGCATGACCTTTGCTACTATGTGACCTCTCCAGAACCTCAGAGGTCATGTGACCTTTGCTACAGTGTGTTCCAGAGACTGTGACCTCTCCAGAATCTTGGTCATGTGATCTTTCCTGTGGAGCATTCCAGAGGTCTCCTTTAGGAGAGGCCCACACAGTTTTGGAGACCTTTATGAAGTGTGGTATGAAAACCCACACTTAAATTTGTTGGACACCTGCTTTTGAGGGTGCTTACAGTAATTGAGGGCTTACGCTGGGTAACTGATATTCAGTTAAAGATGCAGTCTCCAAGATTAGATTCATGCACATTTtgcatatatttataaaaatccAGTTCTGAGGGTGCAGACAGAAATTGAGGCTTAAATGTTTGTATAACTTATTATATTAATCATCTCAGTCTCTTCTTTCGTAGTCAGTTGGTTTTAGGAATGTACCATGCAGTGTTTTGCAGatctttatgaaaatgtatggTAAAATTCCTCCATTTGAATATATATTTGGATATATTGAATACCCCGTTTTGAGGCTATAGGCAGTAATTGAGATTTCAGCTGAGTATTGCAGAAATTAAATTTCTGTCTCTGCATTCACTCTTAGTAGGTTCTAGGAGCCTAGCATACAGCATTTTGCAGGTATTTTGGAAAATGCATGTCATTATAGTCCCTATATTGTAATGTATTGTTTGCCTACCTCTGATTGTGCAGTCAGCAACTGATGCTGACACGCACTGTCCTGGAGCAAGTTCTGACAATGCATGGTAATAAAATCactatattttcatatattgcATGCTCGGTTTTGAGGTCACAGTCAGTCATTGAGGCTTTAGGCCTTTAGATCTTTTATGGGTTTTATGAGCTTAGCCTGCAGTGTTTTGGAGATATTTATGCAAAACTGTGGTATTAAGTCCCCTACatgtctctcactgacagcgCAAGGTCACTGAGCTCTACAGCCAGTACAGCAGAGTGACAGGAGGAGTGGCTCATCTGTGACTGAATACCGATACCCACTTCTGAGGGTGTGGGCAGCAGCTGAGGTGGTATCCTCAGTAAATTGTGGAAATAAAGGAACGATCTCGGTCTAAATTCAGTTTGTCTTCGGCATCTAGCAGCCACTGTATCAGAGATGTTTAGGTAAACGTGTGATATCTTATTTGTCAAATGCACAGCAATACTGCACGCTTGCAGCAGTAAtcgctggcaatgaaatgtctttcctaCGAGCTCACCAGAGGAAGATAAAAATCACAACcttaaagttacaaaataaggttacatagtTATAGTGCAATAGAAATTAAATAAGATAAACTCAGACAAAATTCAATATAAACAGACCTGCTATGTGTCCAGGGTGCATGCAATACATCATGTCCAACTGGTGTAGTGTGCCGAATACAATGAAGACTGTATGTCCATGTGGCCATTATGGTGATTTGCTGTAGATCTGTGGCTTATTTTAGGACATTATTTCTTAATATATTGGATTCCAGCTTTTGAGAGTATGGGCAGCAACTGAGGCTTAAACACCAGGGTATAACTGGTGTTAAATGAAAGATCTTCACTACTCTCAAATAGCCTGCAGTGATCTGGGGATAGTTATGAAAATGTGTAGTAATGTAGTCCCTACTTCATCatcacatcatcatcatcaaaaaATCGTATTCTTTAATATGAATCaaacattaatatttaagtTGTTTAATTAAGGTGTGTCATTTATTaactaataaaatatttgtttattagCACATTTCCAAACCCACGGGCTCTGCACACAACAAAATGCAATCAAATGTatgagaaaaaatgaaacaaggacATGCAGGATAAACTGTAGGACAGTCACACATAGACCCTAGTAAAAAGGTGCATTTTTAGTTTATATTTGAAGACAGTCAAAGAATTTGTCTCAGCTGTCCGAAGGAAACTTTGCCCCAGCCGACTCGGCAATACCGCGTGTGGCCACACGATGGCACTGTCTCCGTCAGGAAAGGCGCTGGGCTGCACAGTCCTGAATCACCTCCTAGCCTGAAATTCTCTGTGACGGGGCTGCGGGACAGAAGCGAGGGCTCAGCAGGAGCGTCCTGCCTAGCACCCAGCAGAGTGAACCTGAGGTACCTGGGGTGGTGCTGTCTGGGAGTTTCTGGGCTCTTTGGGGTTATCTGGGGTTGGTGTCTGGGAGTCTTTGGGGTTATCTGGGGGTGTCTGGGAGTTTCAGGGAGTCTTTTGAGTTATCTGggggtggtggaagggagtttCTGGGGTCATTGAAGTTATCTGAGGATGTCTGGGAGTTTCTTAAGACAGTGGGATATTTGGGGGTCTGGCAGTGTTGGAGGGTGTCTGGGTGTTTCTGTGGGTGTATCGGGGTGTCTCAGGCTGTCTGAGGATGTCTGGGAGGGTCTGGCAGTGTCGGAGGGTGTCTGGATGTTTCTGTGGGAGTCTGGGGAtttcaggaggtgtgcaggccCGTCAGAGATGTCTGTGCGTGAGGAGAGCTGCGCAGCTCCTGGGACGACCAAGAGCAGCTCAGTCCGGTTCCCGCGGCAGTGAGCTGGGCGGCACCGAGAGCTGGTGTGGACGACCAGAACACACTGACTCTCCCGAGGTCAGACTGACTCAGGTCATTCCACACCAGTGTCAAGATGACTCCTCCTCACGGTTCAGACGCGGGTTTTTAGGGACACATGCAGCTCTTATAGAAAATTACCTGCCCAAAAAATCCCCAAAAGTATTTAGGCAAAAAGCTGTTGAGTATTTTCTCAATGTAACGGTATGCGGTTTCTCAATGTAAAGAGACTATGCGCAATGTTATGGCACACAAAGTCACAACCAAGTTAAACTTAGTGAACGACTAGAAGAGATGTATTAATAAATCATGAAAAATCGCACTTCTCGTTTTGTCTATTCGAGTTGCAAGGAAAGGCTAAACTGCAGAGGCCGCCTGCTGGGCGCCGGGAGGTGCAGTAGCGCGTTTTTCGGAGAGACTCGACTAAGAAGCGGAACTAGTTTGGCCGCTGTGAGCCGCCGTAGTTCTTCACCCGTTTTCCAAGATGGGCGAAAAGAAGACTTCAGGTACGTGTGCTCGTGTGAGAACTGAACAAAATACGTAACCTGGTATGTGGTTTTAGTGATCCGAAACGACAAGGAAATTTATTTCTGTTGCGTGGAGATGGGAGGAGTAAGATAACAACGTGTGATGCAGGAGAAGTGCAGTAACAGCTGTCGCCGAAGCAGTGTTTACATCTTTACAGCTGCGCATTCGACTGTCAGCCCCAgaataaaacgtgtttattgCTCTTCTCGTTTCCGTATTTTAAACACACGAGCGTCACTCTTCCTTTACAGGGTTGTCATATGGTGTGTAATAACAATGCACTCAACCCGCTTGCTGTTATCAGAATCAGGCGGCCGCAGAGCCACAAACACAGTCAGTTACACGCTGAACAATACGAGGTGTGTGAAACTAGCCTTTTCTTGTTCCTAAGGATACCGGAAGGAGAAAAGGCTACGTGTTGGGTCAGTGAAGTGACGTTTGTTGGTCTGctagtggagtttgtatgtcagGTCGAGTGTTTGATATGAGGCGGGAGACTCTCAGCTTTTGTTCCTGGGTGCTGTTTTGCAGACGTGTTCAGCCGTGCTATGTGTTCAAACTGCCCCTATGCCTAGGCTTGCCGCTGTGACATCAGATGGCTTCAGAGAGGCAGTGGCAGTCGGGAGGGGGGTCTCACCAGTGTGGGGGGAGGCCTGACTGCGACCTTTGTGCGCGCGTGGGGTGCGTGCATGACCCCACTGTGGTGCGATCGCTAACTAACGCCCCCATCCCCGCTCCCCCCTCCCAGCTCGCGCCCAGGAGGCGAACCAGCGGCGGATCCTGGACCGGGCCACACGCCAGCGCCGCCTCAACCGCCAGCTGGAGGCGCTGGAGAAGGACAACTTCCAGGACGACCCGCACGCCAGCCTGCCCCAGCTGGCCAAGCGCCTGCCGCAGTTCGACGACAGCGCGGAGCCCGGTGAGTGCCGCCGTCGCCGGTCGCGATGTGCGGGGAGATTCCGTAGTGTGACGAGGCCTCTCTTTTGTGTGTTGGCCCGTAAATCTACATGGCTGTCGCATTAGCCAGGTCTGCTGTTGCCTTCGGCGATGCTCAGTCAGCACAGGTTCCAGCAGTCGTGCTGCTTCTGAGGTCTCTTTCATCAGGCTCCTTTCCCCCAGCCCACAGGGAAAAAAGACATGGTCTGCAATTACTGTGCAGTAGTCAGAAATGCTGGGAATCACACTGGCTGGCCATTCCCAGTGTTTTTGGACAGGATGTGCGTTTGGAAGGGCTCTGTGCGTGTATGCCTTGAGTGCAACGTTCCTTTACTGTTAAGTGCAGCGTCTTTGATATTTGCAGCCCCCAGCTTGAGTCCTGTCTCAGGACCTGTATTGTGTCCCTGGAGGATGATTTCTTAGGGTGACCAGGGGGGTCTGTGAAAGGGGCCGTCTTGCACAGAGACGGCCCCCGTCTCCGGGCTCCGGCGCTGTGATCCTTGCCGGAGAGGGGACTTCTTCCTCCTCCAGATCCTGTAATCAGGGCTCCGGCGCTGGTGACCTCTGTCTCCCCCCACCGCAggcaagaagaggaagaagaccAGAGGCGACCACTTCAAGCTGCGCTTCCGCAAGAACTTCCAGGCACTGCTGGAGGAGCAGGTGAGGAGCACCGGCTGCCGGGGGGGCACAGAGTCCTGTTGCACAGCAGGTTATaagagaagatcactttattagccctatacaatttcttgaattaggaattggtcttttcgcataccccagcttgctctccacgagacacacagacagggagagaagcttggggtcagagtgcagggtcagccatttatacagtgcccctggagcagttggggttaagggccttgctcaggggcccaacagagtaggattcctctgctgtccacaggatacgaaccagcaaccttccggcCACAGGCCGGTacaaatccttagccacagagctaccACTCCACCGGTTGAGCCACTTCGGGATTTAGCAGCAGCAGGGAGCTCTTGCACACATCCTAACAAGTGAAATTGGGAATCGGAGCTCTTTTCCCCTGGGATCTCCGCCGGCAGCTCCGGTCAAGATCGGCTTGATATCCGCATCTGACCTGAACCTGAGCAGCACCTGGGGCTACATCTGTGCAAGAGCCCCTGCTGGTGCTGAAACTCCCAGTGGAGCAGACTACTGTGCAGTAGGAGTCGGATTGACAAAACTAAAACATGGAGAGCAGCAGACTGCTGTTTAGTGGGAGTCTAACAACACTCTAAAACCTGGAGTGGCTCAGGATGCTATGCAGCAGGAATCTGACTAAACTGTTGAGGGAGAATCACAACGAGAATCAGCCAAAGGCTTTAATATAATccctttaatattttttgtttaaggCTGCTTTTCATGTAGTTGTTTTGTATGTTTGATtaactgtattttttctcttaGACGAAATCTGTGAAATTTAATGATATAGAAGAAATGTTTCGCAGTTGAAGATAGACCCTGGAAACTGTGATTAAAAATCTGAGAGCGAGGGATGAAGCCTCAGGGCCGGCTCTACTAATTGCCCCCTGCCCACTCTTGCAGAACCTGAGTGTGAGCGAGGGTCCGAACTACCTGTCTGCCTGCGCCCCGCCGTCCAAGCTGCCCCAGAGGCACTTCTGCGCTGTCTGCGGGTTCCCCTCCAGCTACACCTGTGTGTCCTGCGGGGCGCGCTACTGCTGCGTCCGCTGCCTGGGCACGCACCAGGAGACCAGGTgagcacagcgccccctggcCCTCGCCGCTCGCCATTGCCAGCCAGTGGCACCACAGTCACCAAGGGGTGAGCTCCAGGCAGCTTGGGCGTCACCGCCCCTGCCCCATGGCAAGGCTGGGGTGCCCATGACTCCCAGCACGGTCAGTGAGAGCTGCGCTGCTCCTCCCTCTGATGGCTGAGCCCTGCTGCTGGGGCAGCAGTGCAGGATTCAGTGGAGGGGTGGAAGTGGGCTCCTGCGGAGACAGGGACAGTGACAGCTCTCGTCCCGCTGGTCCTGCTCAGTACCATTCTCTCAAGGCTCTGCGGCAAGCGACAGCCGGCTATCGAGTCTTTCAGTGAGCGCCGTTTGCCATAAATTCCCTAATATCAAAGCCAAGCAGCTGTGCTGCTAACCGACTTCGAAACAACAAGTCGCCTTTCCAAGACTcttccaaaaaatcagtctgtgTCTCTGGGCTCGTCAGCTGGTCGACTTCTGCTCCCTCCTTCTCTGGTCCAGTGCAGAGCAGAGGCTCTGCCAGCTTCCCAGTGGAAGTTCATGACCAACCTGGACGCCTCAGCTTCCTGGTTTTAAATGTCACCTGACCAATCGGGTGCCGCCGCTTGGTCAGGTGACAGAGGATGGTAGGTCATTCCCCAAAGGCCTTCTGGGGATTGTGGTCTCAGACTAGATCCACCAGCTTGCCTGAACCTACCGCCCACTTACTTTGGTGTTCCAGATGATATAGTGAAATATTTCTGCCTGTAGTTCATAGAAGGACGAGGATATTGAAAGAAGGCGTGTGGACATGTATTGGCAGCTATCTATTCAATCATGTGAAGATTTTAATAGAGGAACAGCTGCCTCTCTTATTGATTCTTCATTATGTGCTCAGTGACTGCCCTTCTGCAGGGCGGTTTATGGTGAAGTCagattttggtgtcagtgtggATACAAAGGGAGCAGAAAGTTTAGATGCTGTGCTGCAGCAGGctgcctgtgtgtgtcctgtggtcAGCGTTTGGCTTCCTGTTGCAGGCGAGTTCAGTGAACACAGCCCCCTGCTCAGTTCCTCTCTCTGTGTTACAGGTGCCTGAAGTGGACATTATGATGGCGCGAAGATGACTTGTCACCCCCTCTCCCTTCCCGCCCCTCTCATACTGTCCAGCTGGTTCCAAGAGTCTCCTAATGCTGTTAGGATCCCTCTCCACTCAACACACATGCACACCAACACCCATCACACACCCAACACACCCCAACACTTGTCACACACTTGACACATCCAGCATGCACCTCGACACCCAACACACACCTCGACACCTATCACACACCTGAAACACACCCCGACACCTGTCACACAACTGACACATCCAGCATGCACCTCGACACCTAtcacacacctgacacacaccccAACACCTGTCACACACCTGACACATCCAGCATGCACCTCGacacccaacacacacacacacacaccaatcacacacctgacacagacCCAACACCCAACACACACCTCGACACCTAtcacacacctgacacacacCCAACACCTGTTACAAACCTGACACATCCAGCATGCACCtcgacacacaacacacaccctatcacacacacaacacaccccACAACACCTAGCATCTCCCACACTCCCTGCACACACTGCTAGTCTCCTCGTGCGCTGGTTTTGTGTGCAGGTGCCTGTAGATAGTGTAGACGTGTTTGTATCCAGTGAAATAAAGGTCTATTTTTGCAGATAAGGGGGTGGCTGTTGTTTCCACTGTGGATGTGTACCCCAGGAGTGTGGACAGGAAGACACAGGCTGCATGTGAGCATCAGCCCAGTTCTggacagggatgggcctggtgtCCGAGGTCCCTGCTGAACCAGGCAGAACCGGGCCTGCTGACAAGCGAGTCGGGCCGCTGGAACAGCAGGAGCTGCCTCTCCCAGAGTcttgcaagatgttttctttgacTTTATCTCAGGGGGGAAGCAGATCGCTGTGTCCAGGCTTTATCCCCCCTGTCCTGATCTGGGGTTCGAACCCGCGTCTGTATATTTGGCGCAGGGCGAGGGCGATTGGGGGTCACCCCAGGATCCGGGTTTGTAGCTGATGTCTGGGTTTTGGGGCTCAGCCTGGCCCTCTGAGATCAGCTCTATCTCTTTACCCACGAGGCTCAGCAGGCCCATCTCTTCACCCAAGAGTCTCAGCGAGTCCATCTCTACCCACGAGGCTCAGCAGGTCTGTCTTTTTACCCACAAGGCTCAGCGGGTGTCTCTTTACCCATGGGGCTCAGCAGGTCTCTCTGGGTGAACAGTAATAACACTCAGGTTTGGTCCTTTAAAGCCCTGATATATGATAAATCTGAAGCCTGTCACTTCGCTGTGTGACCAATTAAGCAAGTGATTTGTTCAATCACATCCTTAAATTTGATCACTTCGGTCGAAAACCTGACTGTCCTTAATCCGTCAAAGACTGGAGATCCCTCATCCTAACGAAGAACTTCCTTCCTGACTTCCAAGATCCAAGTCTTTTTTGCCAGCGGGACTTTCCTTGGGCGCTAAGGAGGTGAGGACCGGGGCTGCAATGAGAGTAGCGCGCCCCCTCGTGGCGCCGGTAGGAAACGTCTTCCCGGGTGGTGCGAGATCTGAAGCGCGCGCCTCGATCATTTTTCCGCCGCATCTCTGAAAGTAAAGTGTTGTCCACTTCTGGATCATTTGGGTGCTCCGTTTCGAAGAGGAGCACCGAGGACGTTTTATGCGCCAGAGTGAACGAAGTAGAAGCCACCCGCAAGCGAAGTAACTACTGCAAAGAGCGGACCCGATCTCTCTGCGCCCGGGCCGAGCGCCCCGAGCAGTCTCGCCGCTGGCCTCTCGGCTCTGCGCTGGCGGGGGCGAGCGGGGAAGGAACCAGCCATGCGGAGACTGCTTCGAGCTTGgggagaacaaaaaaacaataatcatTGTCTTGGTTCTTTCGCACCCTGTGAAAAACTACACGTCCGTCTCACCCGTGTCTTTCGCGTGAGCGACTCCCCTGGATTGTGCAGGAGGAGTTCAGTTTGAATACACGGGTTGATCCTACCGCGGATTCAGCTGTTTGCCCGACCAGTTGCTTAGGGGGCTCTTAGCCTTTTGCTGCAGGGCTCCAGATTTAAATTGCGAATTTAGCAGCGTGATCCATGGCTCAGTTTTGAATTAGTTTCCTTTTAATTACTGGTGTCTAGAGATTATATCACTGCTGCTCAAACAAGACGAACTCTCCGGAAATCGGGGACGTGTACAAAAtgacatgaaaacaaaaatagagcaagtaaaggtttattccatgctgaaaacagaagaagagAAACCCAGCGTTTCGACAGTGTGCGCTTGTACAGGAGTCACACCACAGCCCCaacgtgtttcttttctcctctttcagtatggaataaacctattgtccctttgcagcctacgcctgctgaGGCAGCACCCTActaaaaatcaaatcaattcaatgtatttgtatatagcgcctttcacaacacgGTTGCCCCACGGtgcttaacaaagcaagtggCCGAACATGCTGTGAAAACAGAACAGAGAAGGCCAGAGACAATGCAGGAGAGCCGACACGATCGTGGACATGTTCCTACATAATGCGAGGCAGCAGTAGTTTCGAGAAACAAACTTGAAAACCTTTACCTGGTCCGTTTTAGTAAATATTCTAGCTACAGTATGCGCAGGACTATGCGACTCGTTATTTTCCACGTGAGACAAACTGCCCACCCGTGTTTGCTCTAAgagctccgtgaagttgccctcctacaaacagcacagacgatgaaacccacctcattcgttagtgctgcgtttgtgccggtttgtgccgttgaaagtaacttcccagctgctttcgttcccgaaatatagcgccttgtttttcggGTGATCTCGTGACCATGCGcggtgactttgacctccagtgaccccgtctgccgagttcaagcgctCTGTTACCGGTGCGAGAGGAACAATTCTGCAGTTGTGTTTCTTTGTTTGCCCAGGTGGGGattgattttgcatttaatagcAGTATCtttgtgtgaacaggaaaataaaattgcCACCAATATCATACCCTCATCAGAAGAGTTGCGGACGTAGCCTTAAAAGGTAAACATTATCGAGTATCTGCATGGTCTTACGAAGAGGCTTGAACTAGCACGGCTCAGTATTTCGTAGCTGTGTCCTTTTATTTAGATGATAAAATCAGCGCACACAATAAACTGACCTGCGCACAAaaaataaccccccccccccaaatatgataaaaataaaacaaacacggtCGTCTACTGAAAAATGCGAAATGGACCCATGAGACTGGCTGCGAGAGGCCCAACTTGGCTGTGTGCAGTATTACTGCTACTCGGTCATCGATATCTGTGCGCTCGTCGTCTCGTACCTCAGCGCTCATGCTCGCTCCACACTCGGCCTACCTGTCAGAGCTCGTCCAGTCGCTGGCCCGGTCTATGCTTCTATGAGAATGACTATACTAACTAAAAAACAATTCCAGCTTTACAATTGTACGCACACTCAATGTAGTGCGCGCAAGTTTATGTCACTGTGGGGGAAAATTGCACAACTTGAAATTTGTGCGCACGCAGTGccgttacaaatgagagggaaCAGTGCCGCCCACAGAAGGAGCGCTCAGGAGACGGGCAGTTTGCACCCCGGGTCCCAGTACTGCTGTGGTGCAGAGTCTACTGGCAGAGGAGGAGTCCTCACAGGTAGCTTTTCATCTGCAGGGCTCAAAGAGCCAGAAGGGGTGTTTTGTTCCAGGGGACACAAGGACCCCCTTCCCCCTttttgtgtgtgctcttctcCCAGCTGGGGCGCAGGGAGTTTAAGCAGAACGAACAGCTCTTTTGAGAGGGGATGCAAGTCTTTCGGCTGCAGCACAGTTGAAGCCAATAAACCCGACAATTCACCTTTGGACTATAAATGTTGTCACATGATGCTCACCGTTCGCGCTTGTACCTTTGGCGTAATTAATTATGCTAATTCCAATGTGCGTGTCTCTCCCATCTGAGCGTCTCTCCTGCGCTTCCCTCCTGTCCCTCACGGGTGCTGTCGGTCTGTTGTGTCGCTCCTCCTTCAAACCTCCCGAGCTGAGCTCGGGTCCAGGCGAGTGGGGACGGCCCGCCAGTCTGTGCGTCTCAGGTCGTCGTCCctgtcctcttcctcctcctcctcctcgctcagCCGCGATGACGATCGGCCTGAGGCTGGCCACCCTCGCGCTTCTCCTGGCTGTCATCCTCTTCATCCGCTCTTCCTACCGGCTGGCGGAGACCGCGCGCCTGACCCTCCGGCACGAGAGCTCCTCACGGTAAagccctctcctccctccctgtGCTGCGAGTCTCCTTCGCCctggaaaacttttttttttccattctgctttttttccatTCGAACACAGAAGTTTAGACCGCAGATCTAGCGGTGTTTGCTGATCAGTCGCTCAGTCAATTCTATTTTACTCGTCTCCTGGGCTTGTGTGTTGCAAATACTTCTGCGTGCTAAATGGTAACCTATAGACTTACAAAACAACTTAGAGTAACGGGCTATCTCTTTAAATACAATGCAATGCAAGTATGAAACGGAGTCCCCAGACATTGTTTTACGGTTTGATGCTGAAGATTCCTAGTGATGTGCTGTTGTCATTTACTTTATAAGACCATAACACATCGAATTTTCTAAAGATAAGGGAAGTTATGCCTCTAAATATATGCGTCACTTAGGTGAGCGTGCATGAACTTTGACCGTGATAAGAACTATGATAAATGATAGACGAACGATATAAGGCTCTAGACCTGTAGTGCACACCCAGACTCAACGAAATGTATTGGCATGTCTGATAATAATAGCATTGCTGGagaataaaaaatgtctttataaatatttacagtacaatcgTGTTATTGAACATTTAAGTGCATCACCTAAACTATGATTGCGTAGAGTCAACTGTcgggcaggtgtgggaatttgTTCGTGCTTAACCTGCAGGCAGCAGCGACTGGCTCTGCTCCTCTGAAAGAGCCTCATTGTGTCCTTTTTGGGGTTTAACGACAATGTTCCCCTAGGGGGCAGCATAGTTGCGTACTGGgcccgggttcaaatcctggggtgctgtgtgtgtggagtttgtatgttctccccgcgGGCAGgtgggcttcctcccacagcccaaagacacactggttgGCTTGTGTCCGTGTGTTCCTGCCTTTCAGTGGAGAgcgtcccttccagggtgtaccctgccttgcgcccgttgcttgccgggatagactCCCCTGTGTATTAGATAAAGCAGCTAGCAAATGGGTGGATGTTCCCCCTGTTTTTAAAAGAGGCGAACATGAGACCTACATATATCGCAAAGCTGTTTCTAAACTCTGGAGGAAGCCGCAGTCTCAGAGCTGTGAGAGCACTAACAGCTGGCTTGTTCTACAATCATGCTGTAAATGCTGTACTTGTCCAGAGGGAAACATCTTCTGCTTCAGGATCTGGGGACGTGTCATTTCAGATGTTTGCCgcgcttttgtgtgtgtgtgcgtgtgcagtCCACGTTCCATGAAACATGAAGGTGCACATCATAAAATGTTTTAGGCAACTGTATTAAGCAAATACAAAATGGCCTCACACAACCGCATTATAgttttaacataaaatattttgtgtttcctGTGAGCACTGTAACACCCGACTTCTGGTATTGTGGGATCAGCCCAACCACCTGTTTCCCTTATCTGAATTTAGCCGAAGCttctcagaaacagaatacacaGAAACATAGTGGAAGTTCTCCCTCAAACACTGGTATAGTAAATAGAAGAGGTGTGCACTGCTTTCGGACAGTGAAACATTTAACTCAGTTCCAAAGTGATTCATATATAGAAAACAAGTGGGCTGTTTAAAACTGCTTAAAAACATAAACAGGTTTTTTTAGCTAGTAGTGAATGGATTGATTAAGTAACCAGGGTAtcgacttcaacaacatgactgggtgccttgttccacactcccactgccctttgtgtaaaggcaTCCCTCCTTAAAGTGCATTTATAACCGGGAACCGGAAGCACTTCTgaacacaaagggtggtgggagtgtggaacaagatgCCAAGGTTTGTTGTTGTTACCCTGGCTTTATTCAAGACAGAGCCGGATGAGATCCTTCAGTGAGGAGAGGAGGcatatctttacacaaagggtggtgggggagtGGAACTAGCCAAAGTTATCCAAAGGGCTACTAATGATCAGAGCGCAAGATCTGCATCTCTGCCTATTTCCCCTGGAGCATGCACCCTGTCTCCCTCGCACAGCACTGCACTTGGGGATTCTGCCTCGACAACAGAACCTACACCAGCTCTCAAGCCGTCCCCCATCTGGGGTTCCCCAAACTGTGTGTTTCAGGAAGGCGAGCCCCACCCCCCCGATCTCCGAGGAGATGGCCCTGCGCTGCCTGCAGCTCCAGCAGGAGGTCCTGGGGATGCAGTCGCTGAAGAAGTGAGTCTTGGTCATTCCGTCTTCTCCCGGCGCGCTCTTCCCAGCCACGCAAGCAGA is a window from the Lepisosteus oculatus isolate fLepOcu1 chromosome 3, fLepOcu1.hap2, whole genome shotgun sequence genome containing:
- the znhit1 gene encoding zinc finger HIT domain-containing protein 1, which gives rise to MGEKKTSARAQEANQRRILDRATRQRRLNRQLEALEKDNFQDDPHASLPQLAKRLPQFDDSAEPGKKRKKTRGDHFKLRFRKNFQALLEEQNLSVSEGPNYLSACAPPSKLPQRHFCAVCGFPSSYTCVSCGARYCCVRCLGTHQETRCLKWTL